From Rana temporaria chromosome 7, aRanTem1.1, whole genome shotgun sequence, the proteins below share one genomic window:
- the LOC120944784 gene encoding galectin-1-like, protein MADNGVVLCNFSLKPGHSIEVKGFIPEGCKKFNINLGTGDKNFVLHFNPRFDALDVKNKIIMNSMVDNVWGEEQEESFFPFQEGADTAVSFQFEKDAIAIRLSTGNPLSFPVRVPVEEITYLAVKDLQLKSITLK, encoded by the exons ATGGCAGATAAT GGTGTTGTCTTGTGTAACTTCAGCCTCAAACCCGgacactccatagaggtgaaggGGTTCATTCCCGAGGGCTGTAAAAA GTTCAACATAAACTTGGGAACCGGTGATAAGAATTTTGTGCTACACTTTAACCCTCGCTTTGATGCCCTTGACGTTAAGAACAAGATCATCATGAACTCGATGGTGGATAATGTCTGGGGAGAGGAGCAGGAGGAAAGCTTCTTCCCCTTCCAGGAGGGGGCAGACACCGCG GTTTCCTTCCAGTTTGAGAAAGATGCGATCGCCATACGATTGTCTACCGGAAACCCTCTCTCCTTTCCAGTCCGCGTTCCCGTAGAGGAGATCACGTACTTGGCCGTCAAAGACCTCCAGCTCAAGTCCATCACACTAAAATGA